One Candidatus Zixiibacteriota bacterium genomic region harbors:
- a CDS encoding HPF/RaiA family ribosome-associated protein: MQIPLELSFRDVNKTAELEDLINDKVDDLEKVFDNIISCRMAVEKPQEHQSSGSPYRVRINVRVPPGKEIVVTKNPGDGEMHDPLEAIIRDAFATATRELRELGNRLNQEVKQHPEQENAAIVEEINYEDGFGFLRSLEGRRIYFHANSVLNNDFKRVEVGTGVRFVSEMGEDGLQASTVQIVDKPGGSLPKSDDLDKLIEKGKPRK; encoded by the coding sequence ATGCAGATTCCTCTGGAACTGTCCTTTAGAGACGTTAACAAGACGGCCGAACTCGAGGATCTGATAAACGACAAAGTCGATGATCTCGAAAAAGTTTTTGACAATATAATCAGTTGCCGGATGGCGGTCGAGAAGCCCCAGGAACATCAGTCTTCCGGCAGTCCATACCGAGTCAGGATCAATGTTCGTGTTCCGCCCGGGAAAGAAATTGTGGTCACCAAAAACCCGGGCGATGGAGAAATGCACGATCCCCTCGAAGCTATAATCAGGGACGCTTTCGCGACCGCCACGCGGGAATTGCGTGAACTTGGCAACAGGCTGAACCAGGAGGTTAAACAGCACCCGGAACAGGAAAATGCCGCAATTGTGGAGGAGATCAATTACGAGGATGGTTTCGGGTTTTTACGCAGTTTGGAAGGACGCAGGATCTACTTTCATGCCAATAGTGTGCTGAACAATGATTTCAAGCGGGTTGAGGTCGGCACCGGGGTGCGCTTCGTCAGCGAGATGGGCGAGGATGGCCTGCAGGCCTCCACAGTCCAGATCGTCGATAAGCCCGGAGGCAGTCTTCCAAAATCAGACGACCTCGATAAACTTATTGAAAAAGGAAAACCGAGAAAATAA
- a CDS encoding DUF2267 domain-containing protein translates to MMDYNEFINKIQASTGIVEEKDAVRAAQATLNTLSERITGDEAHDMAAQLPEQIKEFTNVDEYAQRFSADEFFERVSKKEGTNRKEAEQHSRAVIHVIKDAITGGEIDDLKDQLPEDFEVLFKAPPNVY, encoded by the coding sequence ATGATGGATTACAATGAATTCATTAACAAAATTCAGGCGTCAACGGGAATCGTTGAGGAGAAAGATGCGGTTCGGGCTGCACAGGCCACACTCAATACACTTTCAGAACGTATAACCGGCGATGAAGCTCATGATATGGCTGCCCAGTTGCCCGAACAAATCAAGGAATTCACGAATGTGGACGAATACGCGCAGCGGTTTTCTGCTGATGAATTCTTCGAGAGGGTTTCCAAAAAGGAAGGCACCAACCGCAAGGAAGCTGAGCAGCATTCGCGCGCCGTTATCCATGTAATCAAGGACGCGATCACAGGGGGCGAAATCGATGACCTCAAGGATCAGCTTCCGGAAGATTTCGAGGTGCTGTTCAAGGCTCCGCCTAACGTTTACTGA